One Thermodesulfobacteriota bacterium DNA segment encodes these proteins:
- a CDS encoding Re/Si-specific NAD(P)(+) transhydrogenase subunit alpha, with translation MRVGIIKESLDGERRIAAVPETVSKMTKAGTEVVVESGAGAASFISDAEFEQAGAAVSQSKDEILSSSDVILKVNKPTLAEIEKMKEGAIVVSFLQPFSSPEEIKKLAGRKVSALSMEMVPRITRAQRMDALSTMSTVAGYKVVLLAANACGRFFPMLSTAAGTIHPGKVMIIGAGVAGLQAIATAKRLGAVVTAFDVRPAAGEQVKSLGAEFVSLDVPHEQAEDVGGYAKELSPEFYKSEQELIRKYSKDSDVIISTALIPGKRAPILITEEMVSEMKPGSVIVDMAVEHGGNCTLSEAGKEVVKHGVTIIGFPNIPAMMPVHASLLYARNILAFLNLISPDGKSAVLDLGDDIIKGSLITHGGEIVHPAIKEAVK, from the coding sequence ATGCGCGTAGGGATAATCAAAGAGTCACTCGACGGCGAGAGGCGCATCGCGGCCGTCCCTGAAACAGTGAGCAAGATGACGAAGGCCGGGACGGAGGTCGTGGTCGAATCCGGAGCGGGCGCGGCGTCATTCATAAGCGACGCAGAGTTCGAGCAGGCGGGCGCTGCGGTCTCGCAGTCTAAGGACGAGATACTCTCGAGCTCAGACGTAATATTAAAGGTAAACAAACCCACCCTGGCGGAAATAGAGAAGATGAAGGAGGGGGCGATAGTCGTGTCTTTCCTCCAGCCCTTCTCCAGCCCTGAAGAGATAAAGAAGCTCGCCGGGCGCAAGGTCTCCGCGCTCTCGATGGAGATGGTGCCGAGGATCACGCGGGCGCAGCGCATGGACGCGCTCTCCACGATGAGCACCGTAGCCGGCTACAAGGTAGTGCTGCTGGCGGCAAACGCGTGCGGGAGGTTCTTCCCGATGCTTTCCACCGCCGCGGGGACGATCCATCCCGGCAAGGTGATGATCATAGGCGCGGGCGTGGCGGGGCTCCAGGCTATTGCCACGGCCAAGCGTCTCGGGGCCGTGGTGACGGCGTTCGACGTGAGGCCGGCCGCGGGCGAGCAGGTAAAGAGCCTGGGGGCCGAGTTCGTGTCGCTCGACGTTCCGCACGAGCAGGCGGAGGACGTAGGCGGCTACGCGAAGGAGCTCTCCCCTGAATTCTACAAAAGCGAGCAGGAGCTGATACGCAAATACTCGAAAGACTCCGACGTCATCATAAGCACGGCGCTCATCCCCGGTAAGCGCGCCCCGATACTCATCACCGAGGAGATGGTGAGCGAGATGAAGCCCGGCTCGGTCATCGTGGACATGGCCGTAGAGCACGGCGGGAACTGCACGCTATCGGAGGCGGGGAAGGAAGTCGTTAAGCACGGGGTTACGATAATCGGGTTCCCTAACATACCGGCGATGATGCCGGTTCACGCGAGCCTCCTCTACGCGAGGAACATTCTCGCGTTCCTGAACCTGATATCTCCCGACGGGAAATCAGCCGTCCTCGACCTCGGGGACGATATAATAAAGGGCTCTCTCATCACACACGGTGGAGAGATAGTCCACCCGGCCATAAAAGAGGCCGTGAAATAA
- a CDS encoding efflux RND transporter periplasmic adaptor subunit, with product MRRISAHIAFALAAALCACGSGYEKTVTPVRVKAATPGEVTGPLRFTATVNPYTQVSLDFKVDGYVREIMQVMGSDGRMRDVQEGDDVTKGAALAAIDDTEYLSKVIEAKSELAEAQASYVKGKADYDRTTILYSTKSITINDYEHATKEYETAKAQVEGGKAKVVGAQQNLDYCTMRAPMNGVLLERDIEVGSYVRPGTRGFVLADVTSVKVLFAVPDVVLGDVKLGDGMSVTTESIPDTFFKGRITEIAPEAGSRSRVFNVEITIPNPDNVLKPGMIASLALDTKGKDVPVVLLPLGSVVRSSTDGREFAVFVVDEREGKTFARKKDVLLGSVYGNSVAVMEGLAPGEKVVIMGSQIIREGEEVRIIP from the coding sequence ATGAGACGCATCTCCGCACACATAGCCTTTGCCCTGGCCGCCGCGCTGTGCGCGTGCGGGAGCGGATACGAAAAGACCGTCACGCCGGTGAGGGTGAAGGCCGCCACTCCGGGCGAGGTCACGGGCCCTCTCAGGTTCACGGCGACCGTAAACCCTTATACGCAGGTGAGCCTCGACTTCAAGGTCGACGGATACGTCAGGGAGATCATGCAGGTCATGGGCTCGGACGGGCGCATGAGGGATGTGCAGGAAGGCGATGATGTAACGAAGGGAGCCGCGCTGGCGGCGATAGACGATACGGAATATCTCTCCAAGGTGATAGAGGCCAAGTCGGAGCTCGCGGAGGCGCAGGCGTCATACGTAAAAGGGAAGGCCGATTACGACAGGACTACTATCTTGTATTCGACCAAGAGCATCACGATTAACGACTACGAGCACGCGACCAAGGAGTATGAGACCGCGAAGGCGCAGGTTGAGGGCGGGAAGGCCAAGGTAGTGGGCGCGCAGCAGAACCTCGACTACTGCACCATGCGCGCGCCCATGAACGGCGTACTCCTCGAGCGCGACATAGAGGTCGGGAGCTACGTGAGGCCGGGCACCCGGGGATTCGTGCTGGCCGACGTTACGTCGGTGAAAGTGCTCTTCGCCGTGCCCGACGTAGTGCTAGGGGACGTGAAGCTCGGGGACGGGATGTCGGTCACTACAGAATCCATACCGGACACGTTCTTTAAGGGGAGGATTACGGAGATAGCGCCCGAAGCGGGCTCGCGGTCGCGTGTGTTTAACGTCGAGATAACGATACCGAACCCCGATAACGTCCTTAAGCCCGGCATGATCGCCTCTCTCGCGCTCGATACAAAAGGGAAAGACGTGCCCGTAGTGCTGCTCCCTCTCGGCTCCGTGGTGCGCTCCTCGACGGACGGCCGGGAATTCGCCGTGTTCGTCGTAGACGAGCGGGAAGGGAAAACATTCGCGCGGAAAAAGGACGTGCTCCTGGGGAGCGTATACGGGAACAGCGTGGCCGTGATGGAAGGGCTCGCCCCCGGAGAGAAGGTCGTAATCATGGGCTCCCAGATCATCCGCGAAGGAGAAGAGGTAAGAATAATCCCGTGA
- a CDS encoding TolC family protein — protein sequence MGPSVHLRAGAGLPGRVYRVLICAFLALTVYFPSPPASGGEESGHIETLTLEEALSIALEDNLSIDNAILQVEKAGDAVRAAKTKLFPEFNVSAYESYHLSNEAFTFRKGAFGNFPGIGPIPAETTKISTAPDFTTFINASVAQPITQLYEIYLYVKQRKVEKSLFGEELRARQQQVAEEVKKEYYNILKSESELQAEREKIVFLRELYELVNRYVAVGRALESESLEVKARLGKAEYDEFKTKNEMATQKEKLNKLLGRDVETEFTVTPVGSAESITVNPKEAEEIALAERPEVNAARLNIEFAENEVDIKKSKYIPEVGVQLQYTANLDIELLPENTSTVALFAKWEFFDWGRRQAEIAEKKKAVIQAKNLLDESESDVIIDVNTKIRKLEEAAALIDVTEMEQAAARERLRVTMNKYRQESAILEQVLEAESSLEEKNKDYQEAVLGYWTARAELEKAMGEE from the coding sequence ATGGGTCCATCTGTGCACTTACGAGCGGGCGCCGGGCTCCCGGGACGCGTTTATCGCGTTCTGATATGCGCCTTCCTGGCTCTGACCGTCTATTTCCCCTCCCCCCCGGCCTCGGGGGGAGAAGAAAGCGGCCACATCGAGACGCTCACGCTCGAAGAGGCGCTCTCGATCGCGCTCGAGGACAACCTCTCCATAGATAACGCCATATTACAGGTGGAGAAGGCGGGTGACGCCGTCAGGGCGGCCAAGACGAAGCTCTTCCCGGAATTCAACGTGAGCGCGTACGAGTCCTATCACCTGTCTAACGAAGCCTTCACGTTCAGGAAGGGGGCGTTCGGCAACTTCCCCGGAATAGGCCCTATACCTGCCGAGACCACCAAGATATCGACCGCGCCCGATTTCACGACGTTCATTAACGCGTCAGTCGCCCAGCCCATAACGCAGCTCTACGAGATATACCTCTACGTGAAGCAGCGGAAGGTGGAGAAGTCCCTCTTCGGCGAGGAGCTCCGCGCGAGACAGCAGCAGGTGGCCGAGGAAGTGAAGAAGGAGTACTACAACATACTGAAATCGGAGAGCGAGCTCCAGGCGGAGAGGGAAAAGATAGTATTCCTCCGGGAGCTCTACGAGCTCGTCAACAGGTACGTCGCCGTGGGCAGGGCTCTCGAGAGCGAGAGCCTCGAGGTGAAGGCCAGGCTCGGCAAGGCAGAGTACGACGAATTCAAGACGAAAAACGAAATGGCTACGCAGAAGGAGAAATTGAACAAGCTCCTCGGGCGGGACGTGGAGACGGAGTTCACGGTCACCCCCGTGGGAAGCGCGGAGTCGATTACCGTTAATCCGAAAGAGGCGGAGGAGATAGCGCTCGCGGAGCGCCCGGAGGTGAACGCCGCCAGGCTCAATATCGAATTCGCGGAGAACGAGGTGGATATCAAGAAGTCGAAGTACATACCCGAAGTAGGGGTACAGCTCCAGTACACCGCCAACCTCGACATAGAGCTCCTGCCCGAGAACACCTCGACCGTGGCGCTATTCGCCAAGTGGGAATTCTTCGACTGGGGGCGGAGGCAGGCGGAGATAGCGGAGAAGAAGAAGGCGGTGATCCAGGCGAAGAACCTGCTCGACGAATCGGAATCCGACGTCATCATCGACGTCAATACAAAGATACGCAAGCTTGAAGAAGCCGCGGCCCTGATAGACGTTACGGAGATGGAGCAGGCAGCCGCGAGAGAAAGGCTCCGCGTTACGATGAACAAGTACAGGCAGGAATCCGCCATCCTAGAGCAAGTGCTCGAAGCGGAATCGTCCCTCGAGGAAAAGAACAAGGACTATCAGGAAGCCGTGCTCGGATACTGGACCGCGCGCGCGGAGCTCGAGAAAGCGATGGGGGAGGAATAG
- a CDS encoding efflux RND transporter permease subunit, whose product MPHRDDNDIIASTHNTARFFTEKRQISWVLLIAVLAWGVYGWLNMPKRKDPDIPVLIAVATCPWPGADAAKVEQLVTKPMEETIAQNSYLHEPDPGNEFAIKSTSLPGMAIVQVQLSEDLKDTTPQFNDINLRLDYLNNNLPNGAGPIKFNSGFGNTAAMMLTVASPKESGVEIAVRARNINKAIESMRSQFPPEEAGKRMTFVVALPGSIDAASLGTVFEMLSISLTEGGMAKDPRVVSAPGFIALDAEVTASPGDFLAFTKRFSAEKLGLSGFHVDAWEPVLIGNAAETEKKLGAVAGDKYSYSDLENVTELITEVLQSVEEVSIIERSGVLPQRVYLDYSQEELASYGILPADIKQKVNARNTDLPGGEFDVGGSEVLVYPSGQFTDPGEIGGVVISKTPEGVPVYLRDLFEITRGYQDPPTFLNFYSWRDKDGKWRRSRAITLAVQMRKDDQIEKFGEALDQAKAELQHIIPRDLIIAKTSDQPEQVQDNMDLFMEALVEAIILVVLVAWFGFREWRSALLMALSIPITLSMTFGLMYLLGIDLQQVSIATLIIALGLLVDDPVVANDAIKSNLALGHPPEVASWLGPTKLARAIMFATVTNIVAYLPYLMLTGTTGEFLYSLPVVMACALVSSRLVSMTFIPFLGFYLLRAGKKPEETIEEKRTTGFYGFYHRVGKYAIEHRKKVLAFSLAFFVLGGLVASRLASSFFPEDVEYLSYVDVWLPNGVALSQTNAVAAKAEEVIEEVTREYGVKEKRKESVLDSVTAFVGGGGPRFWYTLSPEQQQTNYAQIILKVSDKDDTPALAPVIQKALSGRIPGAYFEVRQLQLNPVDYPIQIHISGRSDISSEYVSEAEDIGTLRRLSEELKGILRKVPETMSVRDDWFEDSFRVRLDVDPDRANLSGITNEDVAVSSAAGLSGAEVTVYQEGDKQIPVLARLRVDERAELSDLQSLYVYASDNEQKIPLLEVSSVNYGMEVSRIMRREHFRTISVIGFPEPGAYPSTILGKAGKEIDAFEDSLPPGYQMVYGGEKAKQIQGFRNLTTVLIISVLAIFVALVLQFNNAVKPFLVFAAVPYGVVGSLAALLIMREAFGFMAFLGIASLVGVIVSHVIVLFDFIEVKHEEGEPFEDSLLDAGIARLRPVLITVGATILALFPLAIHGGPLWQPLCYAQIGGLALATVIELVLVPVFYAVFVLDLKIIKWGKV is encoded by the coding sequence ATGCCGCACAGAGACGACAACGACATAATCGCCAGCACGCACAACACGGCGCGCTTCTTTACCGAGAAGAGGCAGATCTCATGGGTGCTGCTGATCGCGGTCTTAGCATGGGGCGTATACGGCTGGCTCAACATGCCCAAGCGGAAGGACCCGGACATACCCGTCCTCATCGCGGTCGCGACGTGCCCCTGGCCGGGAGCGGACGCGGCAAAGGTCGAGCAGCTCGTAACGAAGCCCATGGAGGAGACGATAGCCCAGAACTCATACCTCCACGAGCCCGACCCCGGAAACGAGTTCGCGATAAAGTCCACGTCGCTTCCGGGAATGGCCATTGTCCAGGTGCAGTTATCCGAAGACCTGAAGGACACGACCCCGCAGTTCAACGACATAAACCTCCGCCTCGATTACCTGAACAACAACCTCCCGAATGGCGCGGGGCCTATAAAGTTCAACAGCGGTTTCGGGAACACCGCGGCGATGATGCTCACCGTCGCGTCCCCCAAGGAAAGCGGAGTCGAGATAGCAGTCCGCGCCCGGAACATAAATAAAGCGATAGAGTCCATGCGCTCGCAGTTCCCCCCGGAGGAAGCGGGCAAGCGCATGACTTTCGTCGTCGCGCTGCCGGGCTCGATCGACGCCGCGAGCCTCGGCACGGTCTTCGAAATGCTCTCCATATCACTTACAGAGGGAGGCATGGCGAAAGACCCGCGCGTCGTGAGCGCGCCCGGGTTCATTGCATTAGACGCGGAAGTAACGGCGAGCCCCGGAGATTTCCTCGCGTTCACGAAAAGGTTCTCCGCCGAAAAGCTCGGTCTCTCGGGCTTCCACGTGGACGCCTGGGAGCCCGTGCTCATAGGAAACGCCGCTGAGACGGAAAAGAAGCTCGGAGCGGTCGCGGGAGACAAGTACAGCTACAGCGACCTCGAGAACGTGACCGAGCTCATAACGGAGGTGCTCCAGTCGGTCGAGGAGGTTTCCATAATAGAGCGCTCGGGCGTCCTCCCCCAGCGCGTCTATCTCGACTACTCCCAGGAGGAGCTCGCCTCGTACGGAATCCTGCCCGCCGATATAAAGCAGAAGGTGAACGCCCGCAACACAGACCTGCCCGGAGGGGAGTTCGACGTCGGAGGCAGCGAAGTCCTGGTCTACCCGTCGGGACAGTTCACGGACCCGGGCGAGATAGGGGGCGTCGTCATATCGAAGACCCCCGAGGGTGTGCCCGTTTACCTGAGAGACCTGTTCGAGATAACGAGGGGCTACCAGGACCCTCCGACCTTTCTCAATTTCTATTCGTGGCGCGATAAGGACGGCAAATGGCGGAGGTCCCGGGCCATCACTCTCGCGGTACAGATGAGAAAAGACGACCAGATAGAAAAGTTCGGAGAAGCGCTAGATCAGGCCAAGGCGGAGCTACAGCACATCATCCCCAGAGACCTCATCATAGCCAAGACCTCCGACCAGCCCGAGCAGGTGCAGGACAACATGGACCTCTTCATGGAGGCGCTCGTCGAGGCGATCATACTCGTCGTCCTGGTCGCGTGGTTCGGCTTCCGCGAATGGCGCTCGGCGCTGCTCATGGCGCTCTCGATCCCGATAACGCTCTCTATGACGTTCGGGCTCATGTATCTCCTCGGAATCGATTTACAACAGGTCTCGATCGCGACGCTCATCATAGCGCTGGGGCTCCTCGTCGACGACCCCGTCGTCGCGAACGACGCGATAAAGAGCAACCTCGCGCTAGGCCACCCGCCCGAGGTCGCCTCGTGGCTGGGCCCGACGAAGCTCGCCCGCGCGATAATGTTCGCGACAGTGACGAACATAGTCGCGTACCTCCCCTACCTCATGCTCACGGGCACGACAGGGGAGTTCCTCTACAGCCTCCCCGTCGTGATGGCGTGCGCGCTCGTCTCCTCGAGGCTCGTCTCGATGACGTTCATTCCGTTCCTGGGGTTCTACCTGCTGAGAGCGGGGAAAAAGCCCGAAGAGACCATAGAGGAAAAGAGAACGACCGGCTTCTACGGCTTCTATCACCGGGTCGGGAAGTACGCGATCGAGCACAGGAAGAAGGTGCTCGCGTTCTCGCTCGCCTTCTTCGTCCTGGGCGGCCTCGTGGCCTCACGCCTTGCGTCCTCTTTCTTTCCCGAGGACGTCGAGTACCTCTCATACGTAGACGTCTGGCTCCCGAACGGAGTCGCGCTCTCTCAGACGAATGCGGTTGCGGCGAAGGCGGAGGAAGTGATCGAAGAGGTCACACGCGAATACGGCGTGAAGGAAAAGAGGAAAGAGAGCGTCCTCGATTCCGTGACCGCATTCGTCGGCGGAGGCGGCCCGCGCTTCTGGTATACGCTCTCCCCGGAGCAGCAGCAGACGAACTACGCGCAGATAATATTGAAGGTGAGCGACAAGGACGACACGCCCGCGCTCGCGCCCGTGATACAGAAGGCGCTCTCGGGGAGGATACCGGGAGCGTACTTCGAGGTGAGACAGCTCCAGCTGAACCCGGTCGACTACCCGATACAGATACACATATCAGGCAGATCGGACATCAGCTCAGAGTACGTGAGCGAGGCCGAGGACATCGGCACTCTGAGGAGGCTTTCGGAGGAGCTCAAGGGCATACTCAGGAAAGTGCCCGAGACCATGAGCGTGAGGGACGACTGGTTCGAGGACAGCTTCAGGGTGAGGCTCGACGTAGACCCCGACCGGGCGAACCTTTCCGGAATAACGAACGAAGACGTGGCCGTATCCTCGGCTGCGGGTTTGAGCGGGGCCGAGGTCACGGTATATCAGGAGGGGGACAAGCAGATTCCGGTGCTCGCAAGGCTCCGGGTGGACGAGAGGGCCGAGCTCTCGGACCTACAGAGCCTCTACGTCTACGCCTCCGACAACGAGCAGAAGATTCCGCTCCTCGAAGTATCGTCCGTCAATTACGGGATGGAGGTCTCGCGCATTATGCGCCGCGAGCATTTCAGGACCATCAGCGTGATAGGCTTCCCCGAGCCGGGAGCGTACCCCTCGACGATACTCGGCAAGGCCGGGAAAGAGATAGACGCGTTCGAAGACAGCCTCCCGCCCGGGTATCAGATGGTGTACGGAGGGGAGAAGGCGAAGCAGATACAGGGTTTCAGGAACCTCACGACCGTCCTCATCATATCCGTACTGGCGATATTCGTCGCGCTCGTGCTCCAGTTCAATAACGCGGTAAAGCCTTTCCTCGTATTCGCGGCCGTCCCGTACGGCGTAGTCGGCTCGCTCGCGGCGCTGCTCATAATGAGGGAGGCATTCGGGTTTATGGCGTTCCTCGGCATCGCGAGCCTCGTAGGGGTTATCGTGAGCCACGTGATAGTGCTCTTCGACTTCATAGAGGTGAAGCACGAGGAAGGGGAGCCGTTCGAGGACTCCTTGCTCGATGCCGGGATCGCGCGTCTGAGACCCGTGCTTATAACCGTAGGCGCGACGATACTCGCCCTCTTCCCCCTCGCCATACACGGTGGCCCGCTCTGGCAGCCCCTCTGCTACGCGCAGATAGGCGGCCTCGCGCTTGCGACGGTCATAGAGCTCGTGCTCGTCCCTGTCTTCTACGCCGTGTTCGTGCTGGATTTGAAGATTATAAAGTGGGGGAAGGTATAA
- a CDS encoding NAD(P)(+) transhydrogenase (Re/Si-specific) subunit beta yields the protein MSHVITNIVYLISALLFILGLKGLNSPETARRGQKMAAIGMAMAIIGTLFQHEVITYEWIIVGMIIGSLAGIAIAAWTPMTKMPERTALSHAFGALAAALVGVAEYYHGQDLNSVRMTAIGSEVMLGSLTFTGSMMAFGKLQGILPGAPWTYKGQNVFNISLLGVIVLFVIILVFVPSASFLFYLGLALALTFGVMLILPIGAADMPTVISILNSYAGISAALLGFALNNKILIIAGALDGASGFILSIIMCRAMNRSFTNVLFGAFGKIEEGEEGAAVDEDVSPKQARSGTPKEAAEIFKTAKSVIVVPGYGMAAAQAQHSVRELADILQAQGTEVKYAIHPVAGRMPGHMNVLLAEANVPYDVLIDMDDINPEFPDADVALVIGANDVTNPAARHDKSSPIYGMPILDVDKAKHIMVIKRSMNPGFAGIENELYFDEKTMMVFGDAKTVVGNITKELNDLK from the coding sequence ATGAGCCACGTTATCACGAACATCGTATATCTGATTTCGGCCCTCCTTTTCATCCTGGGGCTCAAGGGCCTGAACTCGCCCGAGACCGCGCGCCGCGGACAGAAGATGGCGGCGATCGGCATGGCGATGGCGATCATCGGCACCCTCTTTCAGCACGAGGTCATCACCTACGAGTGGATAATCGTCGGCATGATAATCGGGTCCTTGGCGGGCATAGCAATCGCCGCGTGGACGCCGATGACGAAGATGCCCGAGCGAACCGCGCTCTCGCACGCATTCGGCGCGCTGGCCGCGGCGCTCGTCGGTGTAGCGGAGTACTATCACGGCCAGGATCTCAACAGCGTTAGGATGACTGCGATAGGGTCCGAAGTCATGCTCGGGAGTCTCACCTTCACCGGCAGCATGATGGCCTTCGGCAAGCTCCAGGGCATTCTCCCCGGAGCGCCGTGGACCTACAAGGGGCAGAACGTATTCAACATATCCCTCCTCGGAGTGATCGTACTTTTCGTCATAATACTCGTGTTCGTACCCTCGGCGAGCTTCCTGTTCTATCTCGGGCTCGCGCTCGCCCTCACGTTCGGCGTAATGCTGATTCTTCCGATAGGCGCGGCCGACATGCCGACGGTTATTTCAATATTGAACTCCTATGCCGGTATTTCCGCGGCGCTCCTCGGGTTCGCGCTCAACAACAAGATACTCATCATCGCTGGCGCTCTCGACGGGGCTTCGGGCTTCATACTCTCGATCATCATGTGCAGGGCGATGAACCGCTCCTTTACGAACGTGCTCTTCGGCGCTTTCGGAAAGATAGAGGAGGGGGAAGAGGGGGCCGCCGTCGACGAGGACGTTAGCCCCAAACAGGCCCGCTCCGGCACTCCCAAGGAGGCGGCCGAGATATTCAAGACCGCGAAGTCGGTCATCGTCGTACCCGGGTACGGCATGGCGGCCGCCCAGGCGCAGCACAGCGTAAGGGAGCTTGCCGACATTCTCCAGGCGCAGGGGACGGAGGTGAAATACGCCATACACCCGGTCGCGGGAAGGATGCCCGGACACATGAACGTGCTGCTCGCCGAGGCGAACGTGCCCTACGACGTGCTCATAGACATGGACGACATCAACCCCGAGTTCCCCGACGCCGACGTCGCGTTAGTCATAGGTGCCAACGACGTAACCAACCCCGCAGCGCGCCACGACAAGTCGAGCCCGATCTACGGGATGCCTATTCTCGACGTCGACAAGGCGAAGCACATAATGGTAATCAAGCGGAGCATGAACCCGGGGTTCGCGGGCATCGAGAACGAGCTCTACTTCGACGAGAAGACCATGATGGTGTTCGGCGACGCCAAGACGGTCGTGGGGAATATCACGAAAGAGCTAAACGACCTTAAATAG
- a CDS encoding NAD(P) transhydrogenase subunit alpha, with translation MDGALLVAGLYIFMLAAFLGFLVISRVPPLLHTPLMSATNAISAIIVVAAILVAGGGHGGLVTVLGTIAVACAMCNVVGGFLITERMLKMFKKGDGKSEK, from the coding sequence ATGGACGGAGCGTTATTAGTCGCCGGATTGTATATATTCATGCTTGCAGCATTCCTCGGGTTCCTCGTTATATCGCGCGTGCCTCCGCTCCTTCATACGCCGCTAATGTCCGCAACGAACGCGATATCGGCGATAATCGTGGTCGCGGCGATCCTCGTCGCGGGCGGAGGTCACGGGGGCCTCGTGACTGTGCTCGGCACGATAGCCGTCGCCTGCGCGATGTGTAACGTCGTGGGCGGTTTCCTTATCACGGAGCGCATGCTGAAAATGTTCAAGAAAGGGGACGGTAAGAGCGAAAAATGA